One Paraburkholderia phymatum STM815 genomic window, GCGGGCTCCATGATCGCCCAAGCGGCTGCGGCAGCGGCCGTGTCGAGTGCTTCCTGTCCCGCGTTTTCGAACTCGCGCTGCGCGGCGCGCGCCCGCTCGACTAGCGCCGCGACAGCTTGTCCGACGCCCTGCTCTCCCTGCACTTGCGCCGGTGTGGCTCTGACATTCATACGTTTCGCTCCGGTTGGAAAGGACATGAAATGAATCTAGCGAGCCTCGCGAATCGAAGAGTCCCGTTTTCCGCGCGTTCCTGCGCTGCGCGCTCCTGCGAATCGGAAAATGTAAAATTCGGGACTTTCTGCAGTCCCGAAAACCGTGTGAATCGATGCAAAATCGTTCTTGTCCGCAAGAAGCACAGGGAGATCGGATGTCGTCTTCGAATCAATCAAACGCGGCAGCCGTGCGCGCGTTTCGCGTGCTGGAGACGCTCGCGGAAGCGGGCCAGCCTCTGTCGATGATGGATATCGTCGACGCGCTGGGATTGCCAAAGCAGACCGTGCACCGGATCCTCGTGCAACTGATCGATGCGTGGCTCGTCACGCGCAGCGCGGGCAGCCGCCTGTACGAATGCTCGCCGCGCGTGCGCACGCTCGCCGTCAACGTGCTGATGCATGCAGGGCCGGCCGCCGCGCGCCATGTGCTGCTCGAACAGCTGGTAGCGAAGATCGGTGAAACGTGCAACCTGACGATGCTCGCCGGCAACGATGTGGTGTATGTGGACCGCGTCGAAACGGAATGGCCGCTGCGTATGCATTTGCAGCCGGGCTCGCGCGTGCCGCTGCACTGCTCGGCGAGCGGGAAGCTGCTGCTGAGTTTTCTTCCGAAGGAAAGACGCGACCGGATGATCGATACGCTGCCGCTGCGCGCGTATTCGGAGCGCACGATCACCGATCGTGACGCGCTGCGGCAGGAGTTGGTCGCCACGCGCAAGCGGCTGCTCGCGATCAACAATCAGGAGCACCTGCAAGGGCTGATCGCGATTGCCGTGCCCGTGATGCTCAACCGCAATCGCGCGTGCGCGGCGATTGCGGTACAGGCGCCCGTCGGCCGGGTCACACTAGACGATCTGCTGTCGTTCGTGCCCGATCTGCGCTATGCGGCGGACGAAACCGCGAAGACCTTTCGCGAGTAATCACGCGGGTTCAGTGCGCGCTTGCCGTCACCCCATACGCCTCCGCGCGCCGCTCGATTACCCGCGCGGACCATGCCGACACGAGCGCGGACAGCATCACGTACGCGCAGACCATCCACGGCTTGCCTTCGTTGATGCGCAGCAGCGCAGTGGCGATAATCGGCGTCAACCCGCTCGCGAAGATCCCCGAGAACTGATAGACGAACGAAATGCCCGTATAGCGCACCTTTGCGTCGAAAAGTTCGGCAAAAAGCGCCGCTTCGGGGCCATACACCATCGCGTAGAAGATGCCGAACGGCACGACGATCGCGAGCC contains:
- a CDS encoding IclR family transcriptional regulator, whose product is MSSSNQSNAAAVRAFRVLETLAEAGQPLSMMDIVDALGLPKQTVHRILVQLIDAWLVTRSAGSRLYECSPRVRTLAVNVLMHAGPAAARHVLLEQLVAKIGETCNLTMLAGNDVVYVDRVETEWPLRMHLQPGSRVPLHCSASGKLLLSFLPKERRDRMIDTLPLRAYSERTITDRDALRQELVATRKRLLAINNQEHLQGLIAIAVPVMLNRNRACAAIAVQAPVGRVTLDDLLSFVPDLRYAADETAKTFRE